Proteins encoded in a region of the Oncorhynchus keta strain PuntledgeMale-10-30-2019 chromosome 3, Oket_V2, whole genome shotgun sequence genome:
- the LOC118368245 gene encoding kinesin-like protein KIF20B isoform X1, producing MDTCLDKKPEKVGPIVVEDLRENLFADCCAIPSAMPQDSVLFEKEHLRAYLRIRPFTAEENESGESQECVSMEPPDTVLLRAPRTSLSTRRQTSHSDGDKPVSQTAQRFQFTQVYGPDTTQRQMFDGTVKRLVRDVLEGGNSVVFTYGVTNAGKTFTLLGPESDGGILPRSLNVIFNSIEGRVYTRNDVKPHRCRDFTRLTKFQQDEETTNKLNLLRLSKECGFLKSTMSSTCRSTILEGSSLSDVSDQGEGDRFCLDVDSHTKYSVWVSFCEIYNENIHDLLEPIPNGSHRRTVHRLSQDINGNTFVKALKWVQVNNFEEAYKIMKIGKKNQSFSCTKLNNVSSRSHSIFSIRILRIEDVGVPRVHTISELSLCDLAGSERCGRTQNKGVQLKEAGNINTSLLILGKCINTLRLNQQAKFRQHVPFRESKLTHYLQGFFSGRGKACMIININQCASMYDETLNVLKFSAVAQKVVVLNIKPVLAIAPKISAREVSLIINNADCKDLWSRRKSSMVAWETTLEDLQEDEDDEEESCDEGMAEETILEELKQKLLKEEAEKLALESHIREEVTIEFMELFSKMESDYNERLAKEREITEDRVDKRLEILKNLVGKSVSECASVSCDKETTREDKVGLLEGIVDTMRDDLARIRRDAEAAQTCLVDLPESPGTVASLMKQVDDLSEELLKTQQQLKLKTNEMAEMSIEMKTLCGQLEEAKENLESQMQNFEAFVETCHEKDNVITKLQEAMDQNSEASTRDRALVDSIKEEILSLKQNCKCMSRDSPSSEEGRKRHAVLEELDDQPALKKGSLEVERLILADELEKLQVVCRQKDITISQLKEENEATVQKLETVKGEIKNEVAEELKRERVSFEHTVQKLSDDLEEQTDCCEAVMASLEKERKETARLSKDNKALVNGIFQLQQTSLKVESSVKTLQTELTEQTERSAKLPEELEAARALSKGLKDKSNQKYQTIESLTLETERLRKDTEELKVSSAQRNNSKFHDTIDAMKRQCEILVEKSVQKSQRIADLEQELNQVREQLSGQEELCNQLETQWSEAQFNLQGYELENGASNEIMKSYADLKKVSGHQKEQIVDLEVQVQASGGSSERVVELEKQLAEMKAQCRALQERLEEAQRKLEEVESHGKSKEKVIEDMRLALTEQERTQTEQEQILEAKMKEIEALSEELTSLKGGCLQKNTNGAKSSHVLVDCPGQCENVKWECQRTEESLRLSNEQYESERWLEDKAILMKVANGPEEEKSPCLALEFLRGCSEELRCSQLQTEEETLPKQPSEKEESREESGSLVEALKLEMQKFQERKADKERELNKHANFQTQEELDFSEVSTDGSREHRFPKPELEIQFTTLQPNKLNIRRQGEDKITRSARKRKGNEMEKDPVESENKKNIKLRRDNRVNMQSPVLCVKADQKKQQTPASLKCKKDGTLQKIGDFIQSSPSLLGSKAKTIMGIVSRRPTEREKDTAVKPKRTKRKLYKTDISSPLDIPSHLILGLDQDERKQPSHYQEAATVENSKEIITNLVQSV from the exons ATGGATACGTGTTTGGACAAGAAACCAGAGAAAGTGGGACCGATTGTGGTTGAGGATTTGAGAGAGAATTTGTTTGCTGATTGTTGTGCAATTCCATCTGCAATGCCACAG GATTCTGTATTATTTGAGAAAGAGCATCTGCGGGCCTACCTCAGGATACGTCCCTTTACCGCAGAAGAGAATGAAAGTGGTGAATCTCAG GAATGTGTCTCCATGGAGCCACCAGACACCGTTTTACTCAGGGCACCTAGAACCTCTTTATCAACCAGACGACAAACCAGTCACTCAGACGGTGACAAACCAGTCTCTCAGACAGCCCAACGATTTCAGTTCACCCAG GTGTATggccctgacactacacagaggCAGATGTTTGATGGCACAGTGAAACGTCTGGTAAGGGATGTTCTAGAAGGAGGGAATTCTGTTGTCTTCACATATGGAGTCACCAACGCTGGGAAGACATTCACATTACTCG GCCCTGAGAGTGATGGTGGAATTTTGCCAAGGTCGTTGAACGTGATCTTCAACAGCATTGAGGGCAGAGTCTACACGCGGAACGATGTCAAACCACATCGATGCAGAGACTTCACCAGGCTCACAAAGTTCCAGCAAGATGAAGAGACTACAAATAAGCTAAACCTCTTGAGACTGTCAAAGGAG TGTGGTTTTCTGAAAAGTACGATGAGCTCCACTTGCAGGTCAACAATACTGGAGG GTTCTTCCTTAAGCGATGTCAGTGAtcagggggaaggagacaggttctGCCTGGATGTGGACTCTCACACTAAATACTCTGTGTGGGTGTCCTTCTGTGAAATCTACAATGAGAATATCCACGACCTACTGGAGCCCATTCCTAATGGCTCACATAGGAGAACCGTCCATCGGCTGTCCCAGGACATCAATGGCAACACCTTTGTGAAAG CTCTAAAGTGGGTTCAAGTAAACAATTTCGAGGAGGCGTACAAAATCATGAAGATCGGAAAGAAGAACCAGAGTTTCTCCTGCACGAAGCTCAACAACGTCTCCAGCAGAAGCCATAGCATATTCTCCATTCGGATCTTGCGTATTGAAGATGTTGGTGTACCCAGAGTCCACACAATTAGCGA GTTGTCGTTGTGTGATCTGGCTGGATCGGAGAGATGTGGAAGGACTCAGAATAAAGGAGTGCAGCTAAAAGAGGCTGGCAACATCAACACCTCATTGCTGATTCTGGGCAAATGCATCAACACTCTGAGGCTCAACCAGCAAGCCAA GTTCCGACAACATGTGCCCTTCAGAGAGAGCAAGCTCACACACTACCTCCAGGGCTTTTTCTCTGGTAGAGGGAAAGCCTGCATGATCATCAACATCAACCAATGCGCCTCCATGTACGACGAGACGCTCAACGTCCTCAAGTTCTCCGCTGTCGCCCAAAAG GTGGTGGTCCTCAATATCAAACCAGTCCTTGCCATTGCCCCAAAGATATCTGCCAGAGAGGTGTCCCTCATCATCAACAATGCTGACTGCAAAGACCTATGGAGTAGGAGGAAGAGCTCCATGGTGGCTTGGGAAACCACTCTGGAGGATTTGCAGGAAGATGAGGATGATGAAGAGGAAAGTTGTGATGAGGGAATGGCAGAGGAAACCATTCTTGAG GAACTAAAGCAGAAGCTTCTGAAGGAGGAAGCTGAGAAATTGGCTTTGGAGTCTCACATCCGTGAAGAGGTCACCATCGAGTTCATGGAGCTATTCTCTAAAATGGAAAGTGATTACAA CGAGCGTCTTGCGAAAGAGAGGGAGATCACAGAGGACCGAGTGGACAAGAGGTTGGAAATCCTGAAAAATTTAGTCGGCAAGAGTGTCAGCGAGTGTGCAAGTGTCTCTTGTGACAAGGAAACAACAAGG GAGGATAAGGTAGGGCTCTTGGAGGGGATCGTTGACACTATGCGAGACGACCTGGCTAGAATCAGGAGGGATGCGGAGGCTGCACAGACCTGCCTGGTGGACCTTCCTGAGTCACCTGGCACTGTGGCCAGCCTGATGAAGCAAGTGGATGACTTATCAGAGGAGCTCCTCAAGACCCAACAGCAACTCAAACTCAAAACCAATG AAATGGCCGAAATGAGCATTGAAATGAAAACATTGTGCGGACAGCTAGAGGAAGCGAAGGA GAATTTGGAATCTCAGATGCAGAATTTTGAGGCCTTCGTGGAAACCTGCCATGAGAAAGACAATGTGATAACCAAGCTGCAGGAAGCAATGGACCAGAATAGTGAGGCTTCAACTAGGGAT AGGGCCTTGGTTGACTCCATCAAGGAGGAGATCCTGAGCTTGAAACAGAATTGTAAATGTATGAGCCGGGACAGTCCCAGTTCTGAGGAGGGCAGAAAACGCCATGCAGTCCTGGAAGAGCTTGATGATCAGCCTGCCCTGAAGAAAG GGAGTCTTGAGGTCGAGCGTCTCATTCTGGCAGACGAGTTGGAGAAACTCCAGGTGGTATGTCGCCAAAAAGACATAACCATTTCACAGTTAAAAGAAGAAAACGAGGCGACGGTTCAGAAGTTGGAGACGGTCAAAGGAGAGATAAAGAACGAAGTCGCTGAAGAGCTCAAACGTGAGAGGGTTTCATTCGAACATACTGTCCAGAAGCTCAGCGATGATCTGGAGGAGCAGACTGATTGTTGTGAAGCTGTTATGGCCTcgctggagaaagagaggaaagagacagcCAGGCTCTCCAAAGACAACAAAGCTCTGGTCAACGGCATCTTCCAGCTCCAGCAGACATCATTGAAAGTGGAGTCTTCGGTGAAAACTCTCCAAACAGAACTTACCGAACAGACTGAGAGGTCCGCCAAGCTTCCAGAGGAGCTAGAAGCAGCCAGAGCACTCTCGAAGGGTCTTAAAGACAAATCCAACCAAAAATACCAAACCATTGAGTCCTTGACTTTGGAAACAGAACGACTCCGGAAGGATACGGAGGAACTGAAGGTCTCTTCTGCACAGAGGAACAACTCCAAGTTCCATGACACCATAGATGCCATGAAGAGGCAGTGTGAGATCTTGGTGGAGAAGTCGGTTCAGAAGAGCCAGCGGATAGCTGACCTGGAGCAGGAGCTCAACCAGGTCAGAGAGCAGCTCTCTGGACAGGAGGAACTCTGCAACCAGCTGGAGACACAGTGGTCGGAGGCCCAATTCAACCTACAGGGCTACGAATTAGAGAACGGGGCTTCAAACGAAATTATGAAGAGTTACGCCGACCTCAAAAAGGTGTCAGGCCACCAGAAGGAGCAGATCGTGGACCTGGAGGTGCAGGTGCAGGCCTCTGGAGGCAGCTCTGAGAGGGTTGTAGAGTTGGAGAAGCAGCTGGCTGAGATGAAGGCCCAGTGCAGAGCGCTGCAAGAGAGACTAGAAGAGGCTCAACGGAaactggaggaggtggagagtcATGGAAAGTCCAAGGAAAAGGTGATTGAAGACATGCGTCTTGCACTGACAGAGCAGGAGAGGACACAGACCGAACAAGAGCAGATTCTGGAAGCCAAGATGAAAGAGATTGAGGCTTTAAGTGAAG AGCTGACAAGTTTGAAGGGTGGCTGCCTACAGAAAAACACAAACGGTGCCAAGTCCTCCCATGTCCTCGTCGACTGTCCCGGCCAGTGTGAGAACGTGAAGTGGGAATGTCAACGGACCGAAGAGAGCTTGAGG CTGTCTAATGAACAGTATGAGTCGGAGAGGTGGCTTGAAGACAAGGCCATTCTGATGAAGGTAGCCAATGggccagaggaggagaagagtccGTGCCTGGCCCTGGAGTTCTTGAGAGGGTGTTCAGAAGAGCTCCGCTGTAGTCAGCTGCAGACTGAAGAG GAGACCTTGCCAAAGCAGCCCTCTGAGAAagaagagagcagggaggagagtgGCTCTCTAGTCGAGGCCCTCAAATTAGAGATGCAGAAATTCCAGGAGAGGAAagcagacaaagagagagagctcaACAAGCACGCCAACTTCCAAACACAAGAG GAACTGGACTTCTCGGAGGTGTCCACAGACGGCAGCCGAGAGCATCGCTTCCCCAAACCAGAGCTGGAGATCCAATTCACCACTCTGCAACCCAACAAGCTGAACATCCGGAGGCAGGGAGAGGACAAAATCACCCGCTCAGCCAGGAAGAGAAAAGGCAACGAGATGGAGAAG GACCCTGTGGAAAGTGAAAACAAAAAGAATATAAAGTTGAGGAGGGACAACAGAGTGAACATGCAG TCGCCCGTGCTCTGTGTCAAAGCAGACCAGAAGAAGCAACAGACCCCAGCAAGTCTGAAATGCAAAAAGGATGGAACCCTCCAGAAGATTGGAGACTTCATCCAGAGTTCCCCAAGTCTGCTCGGAAGCAAAG CGAAGACAATTATGGGGATTGTAAGTAGAAGACctacagagcgagagaaagacacagCAGTGAAACCGAAGAGGACCAAGAGGAAACTGTACAAGACCGACATCTCCTCCCCTTTGGACATCCCGTCTCATCTG ATCCTTGGTCTTGATCAAGATGAGAGAAAGCAACCGTCTCATTATCAAGAGGCAGCTACGGTCGAGAACAGCAAGGAAATTATTACAAACTTGGTCCAAAGTGTCTGA
- the LOC118368245 gene encoding kinesin-like protein KIF20B isoform X2 has product MDTCLDKKPEKVGPIVVEDLRENLFADCCAIPSAMPQDSVLFEKEHLRAYLRIRPFTAEENESGESQECVSMEPPDTVLLRAPRTSLSTRRQTSHSDGDKPVSQTAQRFQFTQVYGPDTTQRQMFDGTVKRLVRDVLEGGNSVVFTYGVTNAGKTFTLLGPESDGGILPRSLNVIFNSIEGRVYTRNDVKPHRCRDFTRLTKFQQDEETTNKLNLLRLSKECGFLKSTMSSTCRSTILEGSSLSDVSDQGEGDRFCLDVDSHTKYSVWVSFCEIYNENIHDLLEPIPNGSHRRTVHRLSQDINGNTFVKALKWVQVNNFEEAYKIMKIGKKNQSFSCTKLNNVSSRSHSIFSIRILRIEDVGVPRVHTISELSLCDLAGSERCGRTQNKGVQLKEAGNINTSLLILGKCINTLRLNQQAKFRQHVPFRESKLTHYLQGFFSGRGKACMIININQCASMYDETLNVLKFSAVAQKVVVLNIKPVLAIAPKISAREVSLIINNADCKDLWSRRKSSMVAWETTLEDLQEDEDDEEESCDEGMAEETILEQKLLKEEAEKLALESHIREEVTIEFMELFSKMESDYNERLAKEREITEDRVDKRLEILKNLVGKSVSECASVSCDKETTREDKVGLLEGIVDTMRDDLARIRRDAEAAQTCLVDLPESPGTVASLMKQVDDLSEELLKTQQQLKLKTNEMAEMSIEMKTLCGQLEEAKENLESQMQNFEAFVETCHEKDNVITKLQEAMDQNSEASTRDRALVDSIKEEILSLKQNCKCMSRDSPSSEEGRKRHAVLEELDDQPALKKGSLEVERLILADELEKLQVVCRQKDITISQLKEENEATVQKLETVKGEIKNEVAEELKRERVSFEHTVQKLSDDLEEQTDCCEAVMASLEKERKETARLSKDNKALVNGIFQLQQTSLKVESSVKTLQTELTEQTERSAKLPEELEAARALSKGLKDKSNQKYQTIESLTLETERLRKDTEELKVSSAQRNNSKFHDTIDAMKRQCEILVEKSVQKSQRIADLEQELNQVREQLSGQEELCNQLETQWSEAQFNLQGYELENGASNEIMKSYADLKKVSGHQKEQIVDLEVQVQASGGSSERVVELEKQLAEMKAQCRALQERLEEAQRKLEEVESHGKSKEKVIEDMRLALTEQERTQTEQEQILEAKMKEIEALSEELTSLKGGCLQKNTNGAKSSHVLVDCPGQCENVKWECQRTEESLRLSNEQYESERWLEDKAILMKVANGPEEEKSPCLALEFLRGCSEELRCSQLQTEEETLPKQPSEKEESREESGSLVEALKLEMQKFQERKADKERELNKHANFQTQEELDFSEVSTDGSREHRFPKPELEIQFTTLQPNKLNIRRQGEDKITRSARKRKGNEMEKDPVESENKKNIKLRRDNRVNMQSPVLCVKADQKKQQTPASLKCKKDGTLQKIGDFIQSSPSLLGSKAKTIMGIVSRRPTEREKDTAVKPKRTKRKLYKTDISSPLDIPSHLILGLDQDERKQPSHYQEAATVENSKEIITNLVQSV; this is encoded by the exons ATGGATACGTGTTTGGACAAGAAACCAGAGAAAGTGGGACCGATTGTGGTTGAGGATTTGAGAGAGAATTTGTTTGCTGATTGTTGTGCAATTCCATCTGCAATGCCACAG GATTCTGTATTATTTGAGAAAGAGCATCTGCGGGCCTACCTCAGGATACGTCCCTTTACCGCAGAAGAGAATGAAAGTGGTGAATCTCAG GAATGTGTCTCCATGGAGCCACCAGACACCGTTTTACTCAGGGCACCTAGAACCTCTTTATCAACCAGACGACAAACCAGTCACTCAGACGGTGACAAACCAGTCTCTCAGACAGCCCAACGATTTCAGTTCACCCAG GTGTATggccctgacactacacagaggCAGATGTTTGATGGCACAGTGAAACGTCTGGTAAGGGATGTTCTAGAAGGAGGGAATTCTGTTGTCTTCACATATGGAGTCACCAACGCTGGGAAGACATTCACATTACTCG GCCCTGAGAGTGATGGTGGAATTTTGCCAAGGTCGTTGAACGTGATCTTCAACAGCATTGAGGGCAGAGTCTACACGCGGAACGATGTCAAACCACATCGATGCAGAGACTTCACCAGGCTCACAAAGTTCCAGCAAGATGAAGAGACTACAAATAAGCTAAACCTCTTGAGACTGTCAAAGGAG TGTGGTTTTCTGAAAAGTACGATGAGCTCCACTTGCAGGTCAACAATACTGGAGG GTTCTTCCTTAAGCGATGTCAGTGAtcagggggaaggagacaggttctGCCTGGATGTGGACTCTCACACTAAATACTCTGTGTGGGTGTCCTTCTGTGAAATCTACAATGAGAATATCCACGACCTACTGGAGCCCATTCCTAATGGCTCACATAGGAGAACCGTCCATCGGCTGTCCCAGGACATCAATGGCAACACCTTTGTGAAAG CTCTAAAGTGGGTTCAAGTAAACAATTTCGAGGAGGCGTACAAAATCATGAAGATCGGAAAGAAGAACCAGAGTTTCTCCTGCACGAAGCTCAACAACGTCTCCAGCAGAAGCCATAGCATATTCTCCATTCGGATCTTGCGTATTGAAGATGTTGGTGTACCCAGAGTCCACACAATTAGCGA GTTGTCGTTGTGTGATCTGGCTGGATCGGAGAGATGTGGAAGGACTCAGAATAAAGGAGTGCAGCTAAAAGAGGCTGGCAACATCAACACCTCATTGCTGATTCTGGGCAAATGCATCAACACTCTGAGGCTCAACCAGCAAGCCAA GTTCCGACAACATGTGCCCTTCAGAGAGAGCAAGCTCACACACTACCTCCAGGGCTTTTTCTCTGGTAGAGGGAAAGCCTGCATGATCATCAACATCAACCAATGCGCCTCCATGTACGACGAGACGCTCAACGTCCTCAAGTTCTCCGCTGTCGCCCAAAAG GTGGTGGTCCTCAATATCAAACCAGTCCTTGCCATTGCCCCAAAGATATCTGCCAGAGAGGTGTCCCTCATCATCAACAATGCTGACTGCAAAGACCTATGGAGTAGGAGGAAGAGCTCCATGGTGGCTTGGGAAACCACTCTGGAGGATTTGCAGGAAGATGAGGATGATGAAGAGGAAAGTTGTGATGAGGGAATGGCAGAGGAAACCATTCTTGAG CAGAAGCTTCTGAAGGAGGAAGCTGAGAAATTGGCTTTGGAGTCTCACATCCGTGAAGAGGTCACCATCGAGTTCATGGAGCTATTCTCTAAAATGGAAAGTGATTACAA CGAGCGTCTTGCGAAAGAGAGGGAGATCACAGAGGACCGAGTGGACAAGAGGTTGGAAATCCTGAAAAATTTAGTCGGCAAGAGTGTCAGCGAGTGTGCAAGTGTCTCTTGTGACAAGGAAACAACAAGG GAGGATAAGGTAGGGCTCTTGGAGGGGATCGTTGACACTATGCGAGACGACCTGGCTAGAATCAGGAGGGATGCGGAGGCTGCACAGACCTGCCTGGTGGACCTTCCTGAGTCACCTGGCACTGTGGCCAGCCTGATGAAGCAAGTGGATGACTTATCAGAGGAGCTCCTCAAGACCCAACAGCAACTCAAACTCAAAACCAATG AAATGGCCGAAATGAGCATTGAAATGAAAACATTGTGCGGACAGCTAGAGGAAGCGAAGGA GAATTTGGAATCTCAGATGCAGAATTTTGAGGCCTTCGTGGAAACCTGCCATGAGAAAGACAATGTGATAACCAAGCTGCAGGAAGCAATGGACCAGAATAGTGAGGCTTCAACTAGGGAT AGGGCCTTGGTTGACTCCATCAAGGAGGAGATCCTGAGCTTGAAACAGAATTGTAAATGTATGAGCCGGGACAGTCCCAGTTCTGAGGAGGGCAGAAAACGCCATGCAGTCCTGGAAGAGCTTGATGATCAGCCTGCCCTGAAGAAAG GGAGTCTTGAGGTCGAGCGTCTCATTCTGGCAGACGAGTTGGAGAAACTCCAGGTGGTATGTCGCCAAAAAGACATAACCATTTCACAGTTAAAAGAAGAAAACGAGGCGACGGTTCAGAAGTTGGAGACGGTCAAAGGAGAGATAAAGAACGAAGTCGCTGAAGAGCTCAAACGTGAGAGGGTTTCATTCGAACATACTGTCCAGAAGCTCAGCGATGATCTGGAGGAGCAGACTGATTGTTGTGAAGCTGTTATGGCCTcgctggagaaagagaggaaagagacagcCAGGCTCTCCAAAGACAACAAAGCTCTGGTCAACGGCATCTTCCAGCTCCAGCAGACATCATTGAAAGTGGAGTCTTCGGTGAAAACTCTCCAAACAGAACTTACCGAACAGACTGAGAGGTCCGCCAAGCTTCCAGAGGAGCTAGAAGCAGCCAGAGCACTCTCGAAGGGTCTTAAAGACAAATCCAACCAAAAATACCAAACCATTGAGTCCTTGACTTTGGAAACAGAACGACTCCGGAAGGATACGGAGGAACTGAAGGTCTCTTCTGCACAGAGGAACAACTCCAAGTTCCATGACACCATAGATGCCATGAAGAGGCAGTGTGAGATCTTGGTGGAGAAGTCGGTTCAGAAGAGCCAGCGGATAGCTGACCTGGAGCAGGAGCTCAACCAGGTCAGAGAGCAGCTCTCTGGACAGGAGGAACTCTGCAACCAGCTGGAGACACAGTGGTCGGAGGCCCAATTCAACCTACAGGGCTACGAATTAGAGAACGGGGCTTCAAACGAAATTATGAAGAGTTACGCCGACCTCAAAAAGGTGTCAGGCCACCAGAAGGAGCAGATCGTGGACCTGGAGGTGCAGGTGCAGGCCTCTGGAGGCAGCTCTGAGAGGGTTGTAGAGTTGGAGAAGCAGCTGGCTGAGATGAAGGCCCAGTGCAGAGCGCTGCAAGAGAGACTAGAAGAGGCTCAACGGAaactggaggaggtggagagtcATGGAAAGTCCAAGGAAAAGGTGATTGAAGACATGCGTCTTGCACTGACAGAGCAGGAGAGGACACAGACCGAACAAGAGCAGATTCTGGAAGCCAAGATGAAAGAGATTGAGGCTTTAAGTGAAG AGCTGACAAGTTTGAAGGGTGGCTGCCTACAGAAAAACACAAACGGTGCCAAGTCCTCCCATGTCCTCGTCGACTGTCCCGGCCAGTGTGAGAACGTGAAGTGGGAATGTCAACGGACCGAAGAGAGCTTGAGG CTGTCTAATGAACAGTATGAGTCGGAGAGGTGGCTTGAAGACAAGGCCATTCTGATGAAGGTAGCCAATGggccagaggaggagaagagtccGTGCCTGGCCCTGGAGTTCTTGAGAGGGTGTTCAGAAGAGCTCCGCTGTAGTCAGCTGCAGACTGAAGAG GAGACCTTGCCAAAGCAGCCCTCTGAGAAagaagagagcagggaggagagtgGCTCTCTAGTCGAGGCCCTCAAATTAGAGATGCAGAAATTCCAGGAGAGGAAagcagacaaagagagagagctcaACAAGCACGCCAACTTCCAAACACAAGAG GAACTGGACTTCTCGGAGGTGTCCACAGACGGCAGCCGAGAGCATCGCTTCCCCAAACCAGAGCTGGAGATCCAATTCACCACTCTGCAACCCAACAAGCTGAACATCCGGAGGCAGGGAGAGGACAAAATCACCCGCTCAGCCAGGAAGAGAAAAGGCAACGAGATGGAGAAG GACCCTGTGGAAAGTGAAAACAAAAAGAATATAAAGTTGAGGAGGGACAACAGAGTGAACATGCAG TCGCCCGTGCTCTGTGTCAAAGCAGACCAGAAGAAGCAACAGACCCCAGCAAGTCTGAAATGCAAAAAGGATGGAACCCTCCAGAAGATTGGAGACTTCATCCAGAGTTCCCCAAGTCTGCTCGGAAGCAAAG CGAAGACAATTATGGGGATTGTAAGTAGAAGACctacagagcgagagaaagacacagCAGTGAAACCGAAGAGGACCAAGAGGAAACTGTACAAGACCGACATCTCCTCCCCTTTGGACATCCCGTCTCATCTG ATCCTTGGTCTTGATCAAGATGAGAGAAAGCAACCGTCTCATTATCAAGAGGCAGCTACGGTCGAGAACAGCAAGGAAATTATTACAAACTTGGTCCAAAGTGTCTGA